TCTGTTCCAATACATAGTACATACGGTCGGTCTGCTCGTCGTTACGCAGTTTCGAAATGCGGCTTTCTTTGTCGTTTACGTTACCGAATACGATCGCATCAGCAGCACATGCTACCTGACAAGCTGTTTTCGCTTCACCATCTTTCATCGGACGGCCAGCTTTCTTCGCAGTCAGTTTAGCATCCTGTAAACGCTGTACGCAGAAAGAACATTTTTCCATTACACCACGGCTACGAACCACTACATCCGGGTTCAGCACCATACGTGTCAGATCATCGTTCATACCTGCTACGTCATACAGGTTATTTTCGAAGCTGTCAGCACCGTTCCAGTCTCTCCAGTTGAAGCGACGAACTTTATACGGACAGTTGTTAGCGCAATAACGGGTACCGATACAACGGTTGTAAGCCATCTGGTTGATACCTTCAGAGCTGTGGTTGGTAGCTGCTACCGGACAAACGTTCTCACATGGAGCGTTATCACAGTGTTGACACAGCATCGGCTGGAACACTACTTCAGGGTTGTTCTCATCACCCGCGAAGTAACGGTCGATACGCAGCCAGTGCATTTCGTGTGCTTTAATTACCTGCTCTTTACCAACTACAGAAACGTTGTTTTCAGCCTGACATGCAATAGTACAAGCACCACAACCAAAACAGGTGTTCAGGTCGATAGACATACCCCATTTGATACCGTGGTACTGGTGTACATCCGGATACAGGGTACCGTCTTTACGGAAATCAGGACCAAACTGATCCAGCTCTCTGCGGTCTTCATTCACCTCTTTAGGGTTCTTAATGAACTCTTCGAGGGTAGTTTCTTTTACGATAGGACGACCTTCGTAACTGTTGTGTGTTTGAGTAACACCTATCTGAGCTACTGCGCCGGTCTTTTCAACCGCAGCGTCAGCAACGAAATAATCAAAAGTCTGACCGTTGAAGCTTACAAACGGATAGGCATTTTTACCTACACCTGCTGCTGCTTTACCGGCGTTATTGTTACGTCCGTAACCAACTGCGATCGCAATTACTTCAGGATGGATACCAGGCAGGATCAGCAGCGGCAGTTCGATTTCCTTACCGTTTGCTTTAACCTTCAGTACAGTTCTGTCGTTATTGATCTCGTAGTCATCACCCAGCTCAGTATTGAACGTTTTAGCCAGGGTGTTGGAGATTACAGCGTAGTTATCCCATGTAGAACGGGTGATTGGGTCAGGCATCTCCTGTAACCATGGGTTGTTGGCTTCTTTACCATTACCGATAGCTACTTTCTGATACAGTACCAGTTCCAGCTTACCGCCTTTCTTCGCACTGTTGATCTTAGCTGCTGCTGCCGCAACGTCGCCGCTGAATGTAGCACCACCTAAAGCAGCTGGCTGCGCTGGTTCGATCACACCGTCCTGCAGTGCTTTGTCCCATGCTTCCTGGCTACCCAGTTTAGTGATCCACTCATTTTTCAGGAAATCTTCCCATGATGTAGCGTTTCCGCTCCATGCCAGCAGGGTAGATTCAAATGCACGTGTTTTGAACAGTGGTGCAATGGTGGGCTGTATAAAGCTGAAGTATCCGGTACGGCCTTCTGCATCTCCCCAGCTTTCCAGGAAGTGATGCGCAGGAGCTGCGTATTTGAATAATTCAGAAGTTTCGTCTTTACGATCGTTGAATGTAACGGCCAGTTTCACCTGTTTAACACCCGCAACGAATTTCGCAGCGTCGTAGTAGTCATAAGCAGGGTTTACACCGTATACAAATAAAGCTCCGATGCTACCAGCGTTCAGATCACTTACCAGCTGAGTCATCTCGCTGTCGATACCCTGACGGTAGCTGGAGGTAGATGCCCAGTCAATTGTAGTACCATTAGCACCGATCTGGTTGTTAATAGCGTTTACAATGATCTGTACGTTTACGTCGTTAGAACCACTTACTACCAGCGCTTTACCCTGGTTTTCTTTCAGTGATTGTGCTGCTTTCTCGATACCTTCTGCCAGACGTTTGTCGGCGATAGCAGGTTTGCTTACCGCACCACCTACTGCGCTCAGCAGGGCCAGTGCAACAGCACCGAGTTCAGAAGGCTTGTGAGTATATCTTTCGTCAGCGTTTGCACCTGTCACACTCATCATGCTCTCAAACTGGAAATGCTTGCTCATTTCCGGTTTCTTCTGATCGATCTTACGGTTAACACCATATCCTTTTGAATACTCAACAGGATTTAACCAGGTACCCAGGAAATCTGCATCCAGACCAACGATGGTCTTTGCATTTTCGAAGTGGTAAACCGGTAATGCTCTCTTGCCGTAAGAAGCTTCGTTTGCCAGCAGCATACCAGAGTAGGATACTGCATCATATGTTACATGACGGAAACCAGGATATTTCGCCTGGAAACCAGCAATCACTTTCTTAGTGGAAGGACTGATAATAGTGGAGGTCAGTAAAACGATAGGAGCACCACCCAGACCGGCCAGTGCAGCACCTACCTGTTTGTCCAGCTCTGCCCAGGTGGTTTCAGAACCAGCGATGGTTGGGAAACGCAGACGGGCCGCATCATACAGGCTCAGTACAGAACCCTGTACTCTTGCTGTGGAAGCTGTACCGGTGATAGAAGACAGTTCGTTACCATCAACTTTAATCGGACGACCTTCACGGGTTTTAACAACAATAGGCAGATATTCTCCGTCTACTGCATATGTGGAAGCGTAATAGTTAGGTACACCCGGAGTGATTTCCTCCGGTTTATTTACGTAAGGTATTGCTTTCTTAACAGGCGTTTCGCAACTAGCCGCAATTGTAGCAGCTGCGGTAGTGAACCCCAGGTATTTCAGGAAATCCCTGCGGGGTGTAGTAGCATTTAACAGGCTTTCACTCTCCTCAAAAGGCAGATCCTCTCTAAATTCGTTATTCACAATCTCCTGATGTTCCTTGGTATTGTGCAACTCCTCCAAGCCTTTCCAATACTTTTTTTGCTCCATGTTATTTATAGTAACGAGTTACGGATATATGTTTTAGAACTCTGAAGTCTTACGTTTGAAGTAAGGCGTGCCGGCATAACGGTCTTATTATCCGCTAACATTCCCCAGCTTCCTTCACCCGATTCGCTTCAGCTATATTAATAGTGACATTTCTGACATTCAGTACCACCGACCATCTCAACGGTTACGCTGTCGATCTTGCCTTCTTTCACCTGCTGGTGGAACTGTTCAAAAATGCTGTAGTATTTATTATCAGCGAACTGCACTTTAGTTGTACGGTGACAGTTTACACACCATCCCATAGACAGCTCAGCAAACTGGTGAACCTCATCCATTTCAGTGATAGCACCGTGACATGTCTGACACTGCTGTTTACCAGCTACTACGTGCTGAGAGTGGTTGAAGTACACGTGGTCAGGCAGGTTATGGATCTTAGTCCACTGGATAGGTTTGCCAGGTTTAGTGTAAGCCTGTGCTTTCTTATCCCAACCAACATGATCGTATAATTTCTGGATCTCTGCAGTACCGTTCACTTTCTTACCTTCCGCTGTATAGAGGTCTGCACCACCATATTCGCTGATCGTTTTGTGACAGTTCATACA
The DNA window shown above is from Chitinophaga agri and carries:
- a CDS encoding TAT-variant-translocated molybdopterin oxidoreductase gives rise to the protein MEQKKYWKGLEELHNTKEHQEIVNNEFREDLPFEESESLLNATTPRRDFLKYLGFTTAAATIAASCETPVKKAIPYVNKPEEITPGVPNYYASTYAVDGEYLPIVVKTREGRPIKVDGNELSSITGTASTARVQGSVLSLYDAARLRFPTIAGSETTWAELDKQVGAALAGLGGAPIVLLTSTIISPSTKKVIAGFQAKYPGFRHVTYDAVSYSGMLLANEASYGKRALPVYHFENAKTIVGLDADFLGTWLNPVEYSKGYGVNRKIDQKKPEMSKHFQFESMMSVTGANADERYTHKPSELGAVALALLSAVGGAVSKPAIADKRLAEGIEKAAQSLKENQGKALVVSGSNDVNVQIIVNAINNQIGANGTTIDWASTSSYRQGIDSEMTQLVSDLNAGSIGALFVYGVNPAYDYYDAAKFVAGVKQVKLAVTFNDRKDETSELFKYAAPAHHFLESWGDAEGRTGYFSFIQPTIAPLFKTRAFESTLLAWSGNATSWEDFLKNEWITKLGSQEAWDKALQDGVIEPAQPAALGGATFSGDVAAAAAKINSAKKGGKLELVLYQKVAIGNGKEANNPWLQEMPDPITRSTWDNYAVISNTLAKTFNTELGDDYEINNDRTVLKVKANGKEIELPLLILPGIHPEVIAIAVGYGRNNNAGKAAAGVGKNAYPFVSFNGQTFDYFVADAAVEKTGAVAQIGVTQTHNSYEGRPIVKETTLEEFIKNPKEVNEDRRELDQFGPDFRKDGTLYPDVHQYHGIKWGMSIDLNTCFGCGACTIACQAENNVSVVGKEQVIKAHEMHWLRIDRYFAGDENNPEVVFQPMLCQHCDNAPCENVCPVAATNHSSEGINQMAYNRCIGTRYCANNCPYKVRRFNWRDWNGADSFENNLYDVAGMNDDLTRMVLNPDVVVRSRGVMEKCSFCVQRLQDAKLTAKKAGRPMKDGEAKTACQVACAADAIVFGNVNDKESRISKLRNDEQTDRMYYVLEQTHTLPSINYLAKIRNKKAEPKAEGHHGEEAHHEAAAKHEA